The Mycobacterium sp. 3519A genome contains a region encoding:
- a CDS encoding DNA-directed RNA polymerase subunit beta, whose product MAGSRQIKSAVANPNNSVPGAPNRVSFAKLREPLEVPGLLDIQTESFDWLVGSDSWREKAKARGDVSPVGGLEEVLAELSPIEDFSGSMSLSFSDPRFDEVKAPVDECKDKDMTYAAPLFVTAEFINNNTGEIKSQTVFMGDFPMMTEKGTFIINGTERVVVSQLVRSPGVYFDETIDKSTEKTLHSVKVIPGRGAWLEFDVDKRDTVGVRIDRKRRQPVTVLLKALGWTNEQIVERFGFSEIMMGTLEKDNTAGTDEALLDIYRKLRPGEPPTKESAQTLLENLFFKEKRYDLARVGRYKVNKKLGLHAGEPITSSTLTEEDVVATIEYLVRLHEGQTTMTVPGGVEVPVETDDIDHFGNRRLRTVGELIQNQIRVGLSRMERVVRERMTTQDVEAITPQTLINIRPVVAAIKEFFGTSQLSQFMDQNNPLSGLTHKRRLSALGPGGLSRERAGLEVRDVHSSHYGRMCPIETPEGPNIGLIGSLATYARVNPFGFIETPYRKVVDGVITDQIDYLTADEEDRHVVAQANSPIDENGRFVEERVLVRRKGGEVEFVSATEVDYMDVSPRQMVSVATAMIPFLEHDDANRALMGANMQRQAVPLVRSEAPLVGTGMELRAAIDAGDVVVADKAGVIEEVSADYITVMADDGTRHTYRMRKFARSNHGTCANQRPIVDAGQRVEAGQVIADGPCTENGEMALGKNLLVAIMPWEGHNYEDAIILSNRLVEEDVLTSIHIEEHEIDARDTKLGAEEITRDIPNVSDEVLADLDERGIVRIGAEVRDGDILVGKVTPKGETELTPEERLLRAIFGEKAREVRDTSLKVPHGESGKVIGIRVFSREDDDELPAGVNELVRVYVAQKRKISDGDKLAGRHGNKGVIGKILPVEDMPFLPDGTPVDIILNTHGVPRRMNIGQILETHLGWAAKAGWKIEGSPDWAANLPEDMLEVEPNSIVSTPVFDGAREAELQGLLASTLPSRDGEQLVDEDGKAKLFDGRSGEPFPYPVTVGYMYILKLHHLVDDKIHARSTGPYSMITQQPLGGKAQFGGQRFGEMECWAMQAYGAAYTLQELLTIKSDDTVGRVKVYEAIVKGENIPEPGIPESFKVLLKELQSLCLNVEVLSSDGAAIEMRDGDDEDLERAAANLGINLSRNESASVEDLA is encoded by the coding sequence TTGGCAGGGTCCCGCCAGATCAAGTCAGCAGTAGCTAATCCCAATAACTCCGTTCCCGGAGCACCCAACCGAGTTTCTTTCGCCAAGCTTCGTGAGCCTCTCGAGGTTCCGGGGCTGCTTGACATCCAGACCGAGTCGTTCGACTGGCTGGTCGGCTCAGACTCGTGGCGCGAGAAGGCCAAGGCCCGCGGCGACGTCAGTCCCGTCGGCGGCCTCGAAGAGGTGCTGGCCGAGTTGTCGCCGATCGAGGACTTCTCCGGCTCGATGTCGTTGTCGTTCTCAGACCCGCGCTTCGACGAGGTGAAGGCTCCGGTCGACGAGTGCAAAGACAAGGACATGACGTACGCGGCTCCGCTGTTCGTCACGGCCGAGTTCATCAACAACAACACCGGTGAGATCAAGAGCCAGACGGTCTTCATGGGCGACTTCCCGATGATGACCGAGAAGGGCACGTTCATCATCAACGGCACCGAGCGTGTCGTGGTGAGCCAGCTGGTCCGCTCGCCGGGTGTGTACTTCGACGAGACCATCGACAAGTCCACCGAGAAGACGCTGCACAGCGTCAAGGTGATCCCCGGCCGCGGTGCGTGGCTGGAGTTCGACGTCGACAAGCGCGACACCGTCGGCGTCCGCATCGACCGTAAGCGCCGTCAGCCGGTCACCGTGCTGCTGAAGGCGCTCGGCTGGACCAACGAGCAGATCGTCGAGCGCTTCGGCTTCTCCGAGATCATGATGGGGACGCTGGAGAAGGACAACACCGCAGGCACCGACGAGGCGCTGCTGGACATCTACCGCAAGCTGCGGCCGGGTGAACCGCCCACCAAGGAGTCCGCGCAGACCCTGCTGGAGAACCTGTTCTTCAAGGAGAAGCGCTACGACCTGGCCCGGGTGGGCCGCTACAAGGTCAACAAGAAGCTCGGCCTGCATGCGGGTGAGCCGATCACCAGCTCGACGCTCACCGAAGAGGATGTCGTCGCCACCATCGAGTACCTGGTGCGCCTGCACGAGGGCCAGACCACGATGACCGTCCCCGGCGGTGTCGAGGTCCCGGTGGAGACCGACGACATCGACCACTTCGGCAACCGTCGTCTGCGTACCGTCGGCGAGCTGATCCAGAACCAGATCCGGGTCGGCCTGTCCCGCATGGAGCGCGTCGTGCGCGAGCGCATGACCACTCAGGACGTCGAGGCGATCACGCCGCAGACCCTGATCAACATCCGTCCCGTCGTGGCGGCGATCAAGGAGTTCTTCGGCACCAGCCAGCTGAGCCAGTTCATGGACCAGAACAACCCGCTGTCGGGCCTGACCCACAAGCGTCGTCTGTCGGCGCTGGGCCCCGGCGGTCTGTCCCGTGAACGCGCCGGCCTCGAGGTCCGCGACGTGCACTCCAGCCACTACGGCCGGATGTGCCCGATCGAGACGCCGGAAGGCCCGAACATCGGCCTGATCGGTTCGTTGGCGACCTACGCGCGGGTCAACCCGTTCGGGTTCATCGAGACGCCGTACCGCAAGGTCGTCGACGGTGTGATCACCGACCAGATCGACTACCTGACCGCCGACGAGGAGGACCGCCACGTCGTGGCGCAGGCCAACTCGCCGATCGACGAGAACGGCCGCTTCGTCGAGGAGCGGGTGTTGGTCCGTCGTAAGGGCGGCGAGGTCGAGTTCGTCTCGGCGACCGAGGTCGACTACATGGACGTCTCACCGCGCCAGATGGTGTCGGTCGCGACGGCGATGATCCCGTTCCTCGAGCACGACGACGCCAACCGTGCCCTGATGGGTGCCAACATGCAGCGCCAGGCGGTTCCGCTGGTGCGCAGCGAGGCTCCGCTGGTCGGCACCGGTATGGAGTTGCGCGCCGCGATCGACGCGGGTGACGTTGTCGTCGCCGACAAGGCGGGCGTCATCGAGGAGGTCTCGGCCGACTACATCACCGTGATGGCCGACGACGGCACCCGGCACACCTACCGGATGCGCAAGTTCGCCCGGTCCAACCACGGCACCTGCGCCAACCAGCGTCCGATTGTGGACGCCGGGCAGCGTGTCGAGGCGGGTCAGGTCATCGCCGACGGGCCGTGCACCGAGAACGGTGAGATGGCGCTTGGCAAGAACCTGCTCGTGGCGATCATGCCGTGGGAAGGACACAACTACGAGGACGCGATCATCCTCTCCAACCGCCTGGTAGAAGAGGACGTGCTCACCTCGATTCACATCGAGGAGCACGAGATCGATGCCCGCGACACCAAGCTGGGCGCCGAGGAGATCACCCGGGACATCCCGAACGTCTCCGATGAGGTGCTGGCCGACCTCGACGAGCGCGGCATCGTCCGCATCGGCGCCGAGGTCCGCGACGGCGACATCCTGGTCGGCAAGGTCACCCCGAAGGGTGAGACCGAGCTGACCCCGGAGGAGCGGCTGCTCCGCGCGATCTTCGGTGAGAAGGCGCGCGAGGTCCGCGACACGTCGCTGAAGGTGCCGCACGGTGAGTCCGGCAAGGTCATCGGCATCCGGGTGTTCTCCCGCGAGGACGACGACGAGCTGCCCGCCGGCGTCAACGAGTTGGTCCGCGTGTACGTCGCGCAGAAGCGCAAGATCTCCGACGGCGACAAGCTGGCCGGACGCCACGGCAACAAGGGCGTCATCGGCAAGATCCTGCCCGTCGAGGACATGCCGTTCCTGCCGGACGGCACGCCGGTCGACATCATCCTGAACACGCACGGTGTGCCGCGACGGATGAACATCGGCCAGATCCTGGAGACCCACCTCGGCTGGGCGGCGAAGGCCGGCTGGAAGATCGAGGGTTCCCCGGACTGGGCGGCCAACCTGCCCGAGGACATGCTGGAGGTCGAACCGAACAGCATCGTCTCGACGCCGGTGTTCGACGGTGCCCGCGAGGCCGAGCTTCAGGGTCTGTTGGCGTCGACGCTGCCAAGCCGCGACGGCGAGCAGTTGGTCGACGAGGACGGTAAGGCGAAGCTGTTCGACGGTCGCAGTGGCGAGCCGTTCCCGTATCCGGTGACGGTCGGCTACATGTACATCCTCAAGCTGCACCACCTGGTGGACGACAAGATCCACGCCCGTTCCACTGGTCCGTACTCGATGATCACCCAGCAGCCGCTGGGCGGTAAGGCGCAGTTCGGTGGCCAGCGGTTCGGTGAGATGGAGTGCTGGGCCATGCAGGCCTACGGCGCGGCGTACACGCTGCAGGAGCTGTTGACCATCAAGTCCGACGACACCGTCGGTCGGGTCAAGGTGTACGAGGCGATCGTCAAGGGCGAGAACATCCCCGAGCCGGGCATTCCGGAGTCGTTCAAGGTGCTGCTCAAGGAGTTGCAGTCGCTGTGCCTGAACGTCGAGGTGCTGTCCAGCGACGGCGCGGCGATCGAGATGCGTGACGGTGACGACGAGGACCTGGAGCGCGCTGCGGCGAACTTGGGAATC